The DNA segment TACCATTAAGCATCTGGATCACGTACAATTGTGTGTCAGTTATAATTTAACAGTACTTTTGTGTCTTATTTACATCAAAATGTGAATGAAATATGGATAATGTTCTATAATGCCAACACTCAAAACTTTCAGATCTTGACAGTTTAGGACTTTCTAATCAGGATAAGGGATTCTCATTTCATACAATATTGGCATTAGAATATGGTGGATATTAATAACAAATTACTTAGTAAAAACACAACTTAACTACAATGAATTGACTTTTAACTTACTTTTATTACAATATTAATGGAAACTTAAAGAAAGTACTATTAGTGACTTAAATCATTTTCCATTTACTGCACCACCTATTGTATCCATCAGGAATACCTGTTAAGTGAAGGGACAGAGCTGGGCAACCCTGTCCCCATACCTCCAGACCCATACACTCTCATGCGACAGTCCAGGACTGAGACGCCACACAGAACCTCAGACTTGCGTCCACACTCAGCACCCCTGGTGCCCCCACAGCTGAGGGGAGTGCTGCTCAAGTAAGATAATTCACTGAAAATGTCCAATCAAAATTTGCAAGTTACTCTTACCTGTGTGCTATTTTGCATATGTAAATGAATCTTGATTTAGAGAAGTTTGATTTATGAATTCCTATACTAAATACCAACACCTTTTGTCATTTGTCCTCATCTATGAAAACAGAAATCAAATTATTGACTATAAATCTCAAAAAGTTAAGTGAAAAACATTGAAgatatagaaaatggaaagataatTAAGTACAGTACAGTATACAGTTGGTCCTGATTTATGTTTCAATTTACAAGCAAGACTCACAGAATGTAACTCATGAGTCACCTGGTATTAACATTGTTCTGTGCTATAAAATGTAATTCATTTTTCATCCACAAACTTTACTGATCTTTTGTTTAAAGGTATATTACAATTGAGGCACTCAAAATGAACAACACAAGCGTGAGtacttctcttccctctgcAGGTTtgatgtgatggtggaggaggtggaggatggccGCTCCAGAGCAAGCCCTGCCGTGCTGCTGTACCGCCCGCAGGACCTCACGGTGGAGCTCCGCCAGCCATCCTACTTTGACTACACGGAGATTAGGAAGTTCAGTCCTGTCATCCTGCGTGCCGTCAAGGTGCCACTGGGGGACTCATCTGAAGGTGAAAAGAATGACTAATTGATTTTTGGAACATAGAATGATATTCTGTTAACAGTATTACATTTTGCCATCTGCCATATGGTTTATTGATGATGAACTGATCATAATGATCAATATCAATACAATGCAATACAATAACCAATACAAAAATCAAAAGCACTGCCAACAATCAACTTTCTTCTGTTCTATTGCATCTCATGTAATTGTACACAGATATTTCTCCAATTATGTATGTACATTCAGCATCATGATTTTGAAAGCCTGTGTACAAGTTTCACCTCCAGCGCTTCTTTATCAGGGTCTAGATTTGTGAGGTCTTCCTTGctaaatgtttttctttcctgttaatgaaaaaaaaaactctaataTTTTAATGGTGGTGACACATAATGAGGTACCATAGGTGGTGTGATCAACATTGgggaggaaggtgagaaggGGGAGTGGCTGTTGCCTCGTCACTTGATCCCACCAGCAAGTGTGACCATCTTCGGCCGCAGGTcagtaggtggtggtgaagacaaGCATTGAGGCATAAAACTTTTTTGGAATTATTTTGATTTGTGTTTCCTAatatttttgagaacaataccACAATTTGTATGGTTCCCCACAGGGTGTTGGTGACAGGGTGTGATGCCTTCACTCAGAGATTCCTGCAAGACTACTATGGTGCTGACAACATCCCTGGCATGAAATATGTTGAAACCAAAAAGGTTAACCACTGTATTAAGACAGACATCCACAATAAACACTTTTGCATGAAATATTCATCACTGTATCCTACATATTACTCTCTCAACTGTCAACATTTCTAAACATGATGTACATTCCAAATTAATATGATGTACTACCACTTGATTGCTTACTTTCTTCCAGCCTGATGAGTCTGGTTCAAGTGGCAAGACACAGTCAGATATTGTTCCTCGCCACAGACCAAGACGTGGGCTACTCATCCCTCAAGATGCCACGGTAGTGTACCACAGTCACAGTGTGGTGATGAACAGTGCTTGTGTATGAATAGTAATGTGATGCACTAACCTCTGTTGAGATAACTCCCTTCAAGCTGTGTCCTTATTGTCATTATAAATTACCCACAGGTCCTCAGGTTTTTGGCCAAACTAGACTCCCCACTGGGCACTGAAGCAGACCGGACCTTCATCCTCACTTACCACGTGGTGGATGCAACACTGGAACTCACTGAGAAGGTACGTTCCTCCAGTCACATTATACCATAATTATAAGACACCATACAAAGCAGCTGTTCTTTGACATGGAGAATAAAATTAAAATGGAACCAAAGGCACAGAAAATATTAGTCTTAGTGCATGTCACAGTCAAATGGTCAGTTAATGCTGCTTTTCCAACCCTCAACAGCCTCGGCCGGGGGGTCTGGGTGGAAGGATCCTGTCCCGCATGAGGGTCCCCAAGCCTGAGGTGGAGGACAAGAGGTCTTGGGATCCAGACTTTTATACATTAGATGACATATATATTGGTAAGACATCTACAATAGCAATGTTATAAGTAATTTGATTCTTCCTTGTGGACAAATTTTGACACATTACCCTCTTACGACTATCTAGGAGCCCCTCTGAGGCTGTGGGGGCAGCACTACCTCATCACAGGAGCAGACAAACATGTCCTCAACTACGCACGCCAGCATGAGGATCAAGTCTCCCCACAGTTGCTCTCCTCCCTGCTGCACCACTTCCAGGAGGGCACACATGACAAGGAGCCAGCTGATCAGGaacaagagaataataatatgtaGTTGAGCACAATTTTCAGACGACACAGGAGCAGCAAAGGTGTAATGAATCTGACATACTCATGAGGctaggcaacaaaatataacaatgaTAGAATGTaataaaagtcaataaaatgtgaaggaaatgaagcctCTTGTTACATCATGATATTCTCTTTATTATGGGCACTTGGTATTGATACAGTATTACTAtaatttaaatatatatataatatatatatcaatCATTAATACATACTGAAACACTATAATACACTGTGTTGGTTACCTGAATAGGCTGTGTTACAAACATATGTTGGCTGAAGGCAACATTAAGCTTAAAGTCAACAGGAAATAAGGTCTGCAAACAATTCAGAATGGGAAATATAATATGTATAATAATGATCACCTCACATAAACCTTTCAGAGTAAATTTCCATAAACgtaaatatatgtaaatgaattTCTCAAGAAGTCAACCAATAGGCGTCCAAAACAAGCATGATCCGAATACAACGCAGGTGACAAAGTAACAAACTGATGACCACAGCTGATGATTGTATTACACTGTTACATTGTTACACTGGCCCACAGCCTTAGGCCCTCAGAGTTATTTACAGTAGAGTTCACTTGAGTTGTATCAAAATATTAGTGACATTCAAAGTTGTAGTGCTAAAACtgatggaagagaaataatatCATAGCCAGCccactaaataaataagaaaataaactgcCCAACAAATCATCTCCATTAGTCTACATTATGGGATGGGCAAAGTAGAAACTGTGACGAGGGTTGGGGACAAGCACGGCTTCCATCATGCActggaggtgaggtggtgggacAGGAAGCAGTGGGCAAGGCTTGGCTGGTCTGGGAGTCTTAACACTACAACATTAGTCATCACAAAATAAAAGGATGCATGCAGGAACTAAGGTAACTAAGCTGTACCTAACAGTAGTATCTCCATGGAGTGTGTAGTATCTCTGAAAGGGgtttaaaaatataaaactacaGGCTATAGGTAGGAGAAGCCCAGTAATACAGCTATGTTCAAACAGTGTTCCTATATTACAGCATTTCAGTTTCATTATACAAGGTCTCTCAGATAGCAATCACTAGTCAGTCACTCTTCAGGTAAACttataagggaaaggaagaaagaaatgacatTCCTTCAACTCTTACAACAACGGCAGCATGGTGATGTGCATGGATGACTTACAATAGTGGTATACAAGGCAATTATTTGTGAATACATTCTGCATGCTATGTAGAAGTATGATCAACATAGCATATTTCTTAATTGTAATACAATCCATGTTGTCCACTTTAAATTCAAGAAATTTTGACAAAACTACATTCACAAATTTTAATTACTTGCTAAATTTTGCATCAAGAGTTAATGTAGGTCTTAACAAAGCCATACCTAGGCCAGACGTCTAGTTATTAGATAGTACAACAAATACTGTAAGAGTAATGTTAAGAGTAGGAGTTTTAGACTGACGTGAGTACCAGCTGGAGTGTTGCCAGCTGTACAATGGATGGATTCACTTGTACTTCTGATGGCCACCAGGCAGGGAGTGACAGGGCCACTGTGCTCCCTGGACCACCCTGGCCTGTCTCATATTGCCCTAGTCAATGCTAAGTCTACTTAGAAGTTGCATATACAGAGTAAACTGGCCCCAAGGAGCCAAAAATGTAATCTTAAATTGTACAAAAACTGATCAAGGATAAATTTTATGACCTGcatttattaaagaaaaaatgtatgtcTGTATTTATAAACTATGAAGCCTTGCTAGCCAGATCAAAAGACTTGGTTAGATAgggaaaacaaataatataaacacacacattcatatttAACACATTTTATGACAAGTGTGTGACATCTTGCTCATCTCATGGCAGATGGTatgcttttgtttatttcttttttttctgtgacaaTTTTTTTAAACTACAGTCTAAAGCTTCTCTGATTATATTTCCAAGAGTCAACATTGCATCTAGAGGTGCTTCCTGAGCCTCCCATCCATGCCATATCTCTGTGCTGTTCTGAGACTCATCTGTATGGTCTGGTGATACCTTTCCCATTGCTTCCCTAAGACAAGCTAATGAGTTTATGATATTTCAAATCAGGTAAAatgttattcatctttttacattatcatcatatttAAATTTCATGTTACAAAATATTTCTGACCAGAGCAGTTTTCTGTTCACCACATCTCTTTTAGAGCCATGACTGTTTTAGTGTTCTACACTTTTTGAGACAGTTATTCTAACTTTATTCCAGTCTGACCACCCTAGTACAGACTAGAGTAGTTCTCTAGTaatgtttgctttaaaatggtAGATTAGCAAGGCTTCTGTgtatatacaaacatacatacaatgtATACACATCAACACAAACTCCTTAACTTCTTATATTCATTAATATTGCATCTTTTGTCAAACTGGGATCTACTTATTTGACATTGTTGATTATTGCTGTGTGGAACatacaacaggaaaaaaattattccCTCATAAAGATGAAGCTTAGTTAGTTGTAAGTTTGCATTAATATGACAAACAATAACATATCCATCTATGAACATCACCATGTTTGTAAGAATAAGACTGGAAAAATAATTTATCTCATTTAAAATTAACAAGATACCAATtggataaatatacataaacttTAAGTTTTGAgctattcataaaaaaaacctgGCACAGGATCAACTTGCACCAGTCATTAAATTTTACACTTCTTGTGCAACAgaacacatacaaaaataaaaataagctaATGGGAACCATGGAAAAAAGACTAGATAAAACCATAAACTTAATTTAGAACCACTTAAACAAAGttatagaagggaaggaagtctgTCCACACCATGACTGTGATATCTCTGTGAGGCCTTCGtcatcacccacacacacccacacccacacacacacatatacacacacacacacacatatatatacacacacacatatacacacacacacacatatatacacacacacacacacacacacacacacacacacacacacacacacacacacacacacacacacacacacacacaacactgcaagAGTGAGTCATAATAGCTAGAAGAGATTAGGCAACCCCAGAGAGAGGCTTCTGGATGTGGTTATTAGTCGGTTAATAACACTACCAACACTCCATTCATTAAAGCTTTTTCTTAATGTGAACTTTTTATAACAATGCTGGGACCACAAACCACCAATAAGCCAGTTAGTTATGGGTAATGCCTCCTGGTACACACGCATCAAACAGGCAACACAATGCCTTAACGTTATGACGGGAGAATATAATTACAGACGAAAAAGCAAATTTGGTTTCTTGTGCTTCTggtggatagaaggaaagaataatgccATAAGAGGTAAAGTACAAAACAACAAAGGTGTGAGAATGACATCTCCTATTTATCACTCAAACCATCAACGGCTGATCGTCATCATACTGGACATGGAATAGTGCGAGGATTTACATTCATGTTGTGCAGATGTACGTGCGTCCATGTAACACAAAGACAGACGTTGCAAAGTAGCAGTAACGTGTAATATCGATAATTTCCGTTCGCATTCAcatagcaacaacaagaacacaacTGCAGAAGAAAACACTGCATAACATATCATTAACATTCTCAACTCAATCAATTCCCCAACACCTACATCACACAGGTTCTATTTTTACATATTCTTAATGAGAACACACTTTCTCTTCAAAAGCATAGTCAATGTTATCTTACGGATCACATGAAGATCAGGTATCACTTTTTAGGATAAGGTAAGGGTGGATCAGATGAGATTtgataacctaatctaatctatccAAGCTCACCCTAAAAACAACAGGGGCAGCTTATCTTTATGTGATCCCAATGTTACTTATTGTATGTTACTTGCAAAGCTCCTGTATCAACTAAATGCTGTTATTTCAGGCTAGTGCTGTGGGACAAGTCCTTTAAATCATCCCAAGTAATACAATAAAATGATTGTTTTGTGATCCTTCAACTATATATTCTACTTCTGCTACAGTAGTTATTCTGTTACCTACATCCACAGGACATAAGTTACTGGCTCCAGTAATTAAAGATCATGAAGATGAAATGTAAGTCAAAGTTCTAGTGCAATTTTGACTCTAAGTAACTGCCTTTGAATCTAATATAATACTGTCTATCTGTGCTCATTGCATTATGAGGCGAAGAAATACTAGGCTCAATTCCAAGTCACTGAATAATACTATTGTTAACACTTTTAGCACTGGCAAAGcatttatattatttcattaaGGCCAAAACTATAGTACTGAACTGAAAACACCTTCTGAAATACATACTACCTACAATGATTTTCTAACAATTTTGTGAAAATATATCCAACACTCTTTTCTTGAGTTGAGATATGCTTGTATATTAAAAATAGATATTCATACATTAAAGCTGGCTTGTCAAGAGTGGCACTTGTGTATCTGAATCTCACGCGTATCTATTTTATCAGCCGTGTGATGCCAACTAAAATCGTGTACTTCAATATTTACCATGACGATTGACAAAAAGAAACCAAGCACATCTATTAAATTTATACCCGTGCTGCCATCAATGTAACACTAAAGCTGGACACCTATTGTCCACTGAAGAATTCCAACCTAGGTAATCAAATGCCCTCACAGTGAGCCTTTGTTGAGGATTCCTTACATCTGAATCAAATACTCCATCAACTAACTAaatcctttttcctccactgtgGCCTGTTTTGTACTCTATCATTAAGGACAAACTGGTGATTTCTTATAATTTTCCCATGAAAGTAAACTCAAAGGCAGATACACCAAAACTTTTCAGTAATGGAGACATGAAGCACAGTGCCAACAAAACACAACTCATCCCCAATTTTGTGAAAGATGTTATGAAATGAAGTCAAGTGAAAGGAATGCCTGAAAGACCTGAGCCATTCTCCTGGATGCACTCGTGGTAACTCTTTCTGGGTTGTGGGTCTGTATCTAAGTGagccttgtggtggtggtggtgctgactgactgactgactgactgactgattgactggctggctgactggctgcctagctggctggctggctggctgactgactgactggctggctggctggctgctgtAAACACCTGCTATAACAAGGATTAGGaccaagggaaggggagggccaTATGCCAGAAATAATGGAGGACTGCAACACAAGggcaaataaaaaacaaagatatcACTGTAGGAtacagagagaggggaggtctCACTAGTAATTTTCATAACATTAAATGTTTACTCAACACACCAAGAGTTTATTGGAAACTATATGATTGCTTTGGCATTCACAGAAAAATTCTTTTCATTCACAACTTACTTCTCTCCTAAATATAAGTGGAAGAACCCTCCAGAAGTACCCCACAGGCCGAGCAGGCCATGGCCTCCCTCTCATTTATAAGGGTGCACTGAGGGCACTGCCGGCCACCAGAAATGAGGGGCCGAGCCTCTGGCCCCGGCGTGCGCGACTTCCCACACATGTCACAGACGTTGCGTCCTTTATCATTTAGGAAGGTGCAGGTGGTGCAGGACCAGGGCACTTGCGGCATGAAGCTCTCTTTGGGCAGCTGGATGTCCCGGCATGGCGTAGGAGCATCAGTTATGGCAATACCACCACTTCCCTGTTGCACTGCAGTGGCAGCAGAACGGCTGACCTCCGAAGGCAACTCCTGCCTGGTGTGGGAACCTTTGCTGCTCAGACTGAGACTACGGGGTGAAGAGGAGCTGctggtgttgttcttgttgctgacGTCTAACCTGTTGTCCACCCGTGCCAGGTTGCTGGTCTTCTTGAGGACTGGCCGCTGCTCCTCGTAATCGTCGCTGTCTTGTGGTGCCGTCTCAAAGCCTGTGGAGAGGTTGTCATACAGGCTGTTCCTCTTGGTGAGGCCCGGGAAGACATCAGGGGCAAGACCATGAGAGGCAGAGTGTGAACTCTTGGAGGAGGGGGACGGcctttccatcctctccctGGTTTCACTGAGAGTGAGGGCCTGCAGTGCCTGATTGATATTAAGTGGCTTGCTTTTTCCCACCTCCTTCTTATTATTGAGGGGAACACTCTTACCTTGGGGTGCCGCAGCCTCCACATGAAGGTTCTGCCGCGTTATTTGGTGCAGGATGTCACCGCGGTCACCTATGTCCTTGTTGTAGCCGCTTCTCCAGGCCCCGGTACACAAAGTCCCAGGTCTCCCAGGAGGTGGCGCCCTGATCGTTAGACGTGGCATGCACAACTGAGTTCCTATTAGGGTCCTTGACAATGGACAGGGTTGCCTCCAGGTGCTCGTCCAGGGTGCCCGCCTGGAACACCTCGGGTggcgggggaggggggggaCAGGATTCAGAGTTCTCCAGTGGGGGCAGGATGCGGTTGCTTCCACCtgattttgttcttttgtgtggCAAGACCTGTGAAGTTGACAAGTCCAGTATAGAATGATGTTTTGTTCATACTGCTCCACACAATTCTAAGGAGACATACAATATTATAACAGATTTTTCTGCATTCATTATATCAAAATCATCATCTGTAGGATATAGGTGCAGGCCAAGGACTGTATTCACATAACCTTTTCATTCTACACTTAACATGAATAATTTTTCCTTGACTGCTGTGCTGTACATGCAGAATAAATACTACATACATGAAGCAACATATGAGGTAACTGACAAGTTAATTTTCAGCAatgattttttcttccattatctGGAATATGTCCATACCAGCTCTAATctcacatttatctatttcagtTCTTCACAATTCCTTACTTACATATCAAACATTCTCACTAACACTTCCCTTTTACTGTAATTATGTACTATTTTTATAGACATTACCGTTCTGCAGACAGATAACTATAATGTCCCAATACCTCTATGAAAATTGTGACTGGAAAATAAATATTACAATCAGAGTTATGTAAAACAGCTATAACCATTTATATATATCCTAATACCAAGAAGCATTTCCTACCAGTATTACTTCCCTACTAAGCACACCTGACCAATAAAGTTACCAACATCCTGAACACATGACTGCAGAATTGAAACGATGACTCTCAGCTGGCTAGTGTACCTTTGGAAGAAGCTGTAAAGAGGTTCTTGATGGCAGAGCTTCAAGAGAGGAGTCCAGGTCGATTAGTTTAGCGGTGGGGACTTGGCTTGTTGGGGGCAGCATACCCAAACTACTTATACTTTTTGCTGAAACACACAAGCTTAGATCAGATTTACATAacagtgagagagcagagttaTTCTCCTTAAAGGTTACATTATTTCAAGTCACTACTTCCCTCAAACCATAATTATTCTCTTATGAAATACTGCAAAATGAATCCCTGGATTTTGTCATAACTTATCTTTACATCAATTAATTTTATCTATCCTTATATATGAAGTCCCTGGAAAACTTGTACAAAgctgtcatacacacacacacacacccggcagctcagtggttagagcgctggcttcacaagccagaggaccagggttcgattccccggccaggtggagatatttgggtgtgtctcctttcacgtgtagcccctgttcacctagcagtgagtaggtacgggatgtaaattgaggagttgtgaccttgttgtcccagtgtgtggtgtgtgcctgatctcaggcctatccgaagatcagaaataatgagctctgagctcattccgtagggtaacgtctggctgtctcatcagagactgcagcagatcaaacagtgaaacacacacacacgtaaacaaaacaTCAAAGCTGCATTACAAAGACATCTACAATTTTAGTTCCTGCCACATTCTCAAAAACTTCAGTGACACTTTAATTACTTTTAACAAGATTTATTGGAGGGT comes from the Portunus trituberculatus isolate SZX2019 chromosome 25, ASM1759143v1, whole genome shotgun sequence genome and includes:
- the LOC123508848 gene encoding EF-hand domain-containing protein 1-like encodes the protein MSDLPLLPGYTFSTPEERQRPICQSLEWRKGAPLVAAPPQPLLSEADQQDLVRQERRLQFASRPRRASTPPKFLPEWAVLDKKVLRFKGYFTEQVEGGRAVCRVRPVVIYYYLVDDAIAVTEPRTPNSGLDQGRLLNRQRMPHPDGGFWHWTHLNLGETLTLYGRHYIICDCDPFTKEYLLSEGTELGNPVPIPPDPYTLMRQSRTETPHRTSDLRPHSAPLVPPQLRGVLLKFDVMVEEVEDGRSRASPAVLLYRPQDLTVELRQPSYFDYTEIRKFSPVILRAVKVPLGDSSEGGVINIGEEGEKGEWLLPRHLIPPASVTIFGRRVLVTGCDAFTQRFLQDYYGADNIPGMKYVETKKPDESGSSGKTQSDIVPRHRPRRGLLIPQDATVLRFLAKLDSPLGTEADRTFILTYHVVDATLELTEKPRPGGLGGRILSRMRVPKPEVEDKRSWDPDFYTLDDIYIGAPLRLWGQHYLITGADKHVLNYARQHEDQVSPQLLSSLLHHFQEGTHDKEPADQEQENNNM